CCCGGACAAACATACCAACGAGAAGGTTCAGGACGAAAAAGACATGATTAAAGAAACCATTGTTTACATGCAAAACAACTTAAATGAAAAGTTATCTGTAGAGGAAATGGCCACAAAAAACAATTTATCTTCCTCGCACTTTTCCAGTTTGTTTAAAAAATCTACAGGGATGTCTCCTCTTGATTACTTCATCCACCTTAAACTACAGAAGGCCTGCGTAATGTTGTACACCACAGAAACCAAGGTAAAGGAAATATCGCTTAACCTTGGCTATGATGACCCCTTTCATTTTTCGAGATTGTTTAAGAAAAATATGAATGTTTCGCCCAATCAATACCGCAACCAAAGGAGAAAAAAAGAAGAAGTTGCTTAGTGGCTTGCTATAGTGCCTCGAGCTTCAAAACAACACTCGCCCTTGAGGCATTTACCACAGGGTTAAACCCAATTTTCATGAGGTAATCTCCGCTATAGGTCTTACCTTCATCAATACCTGGGTTTGTACCTGGATAAAGATTAATTTCCTTTAACCTGTACTTTTTAGCGGCGTCTAATCCTTTTAACCGAATGGGCAGTTTACTACCCTCATCGTACCGGTTATTTACAAGGTAATTGAAAATGATGCCCGCAGACTGTTCTGGATTGATGTAAAACATTGACGCAACACTGTTTTCGCGGGGGTCGGAAAGCCGGTATTGTGAACCTTGCCAAATAATAGGTTTAACTTCATTATACGTTTTAATGGCTTGCTGACAAAATTCAAGATCGGTAGCGCTTAGTTTACTCACCACGATGTCAAATCCAAGTTTCCCCATCATGGCTACATCTGTACGGAATTTTATGGGCTGCTTACCCCAGTCGGTAACGTGGTTAGCACTGCTAATTGCGGGATAGAAATAAGAATACTCCCATTGCATAAAAATACGTTCTATTGGGTCTGTATTATCACTTGGCCAAAATTCAGTAAAGTATTTTAAGGCTGCGTAGTCTACACGCCCACCACCACCAGAACACAGCATCATTGGCACCAGCGGATACTTAGCACGTATTTTTTCGAGCACTTTATAAAGCCCTCTTACATATTCAATATAGCTATGATTTTGATTTTTTAAATGCGCACTATATATATTATAGACCACAGCATTACAATCCCATTTGATATATGCCAAATCTGGATTTTTGGTAAAAAGACCATCAACAATTTGATAGACAAAATCCTGCACTTTTGGATTACTAAGATCCAGCACCAATTGATTCCTGAAATAATGCTCTGCCCGTTGGGGTTGCTTTAAAATCCAATCTGGATGCTTTTCGTACAATTCACTTTTTGGATTTACCATTTCGGGCTCTAACCAAATGCCGAATTTTACGCGGTTACCTTGTGCTTCTTTTACCAATGAGGAGATGCCATTGGGCAGCTTCTGCTTATTCTCTTGCCAATCTCCTAAACCTGCATGATCATCATTTCGCGGATACTTGTTGGCAAACCATCCATCATCAAGAAGGAACAGGTCAACGCCTAGTTTCCTGGTGTCTTTTAGCAATCCTGCCAGTTTATCCTCGTTAAAATCAAAATAAGTGGCTTCCCAGTTATTTAAAAGGGTTAGTCTGGTTCCTTTTCCGTCCAGCAATTTGTAATTACGTGCCCACTGCTGCAGATTACGACTGGCCAGACCTTTGCCTTGACTGGATAACGTATATAAAAATGCCGGGGTTACGAAATCCTGATTTGCTTTTAAAGTATAGGCTGAAGCATAATTGTTCATTCCTGCAAGAATCCTCAGGTTATCTTGCTGATCTACCTCAAGGTCTACCCTGAAATTACCACTCCATTCTACCGCTCCATAGAGTATTGTGCCTTCATCTTCAGTTGCTGGTTTGTCTAATGAAACCATAAAAACTGAAGGCTGGAATAGGTTAGCCCGGGTTCCTAATTTAGAGTCTAATGTTTTTATGCCGTGTGTAATCTTTGTCTCTTCTGGCTGCATTTCCTTCGCCCAATCTCCATGGTACTGTTTTAACCAATAGCTACCTGCTTTTAAATGCAGATTTGCGGAAGCATATTTTTGAAGAACTACATCCCCTTTTTCCTGATGACGGATTACCGCCCATTGTTCCATAACATCTTCTTTAAAGTAAGATTTGTAAAACAGCGTTACTTCAAAATTGTAAACCGGATCTTTAAGCAAAATGGTAAGTAAGGAAACACCATCACTTATTGATTGGAAATCATGTTTTACATAACGAAGATCAAGAGAATTGTTACCATCTGCATGAGTAACAGAAATTGCTGGTTCAAAAAGATTTCTTGAGCCTGCCGGCGTATAAGCAGAGTTGAGCAATTCAGTACCGTCTTCTATTTGTTTGCTGCCGGAAGGGATCAATTCATACTCTTTTTGATTGGCCAGTTTTTTACCGAAATAGATAATTTTAAGATCCTTCTTTGCACCTGCCTGTAAAATAAGTGCATTATGCTGGGTTTCGACAGGTATAGTAACCAGTTGTGCGGATGCTTCATGAGCAACTGCATTTTGTAAGAGAACGGCTGCAAAAAACCAAAATCTAACAGATTTTAAATTACACGCAGAAAAGAATGGTAAATGAATTTGAACTTTCATATTGGAATACACTTGGCAGGGTAAAAGTAGCATATACGCTAAGTCTTTTAAATAGACAATCCAACTAAAGTCATGAACTATCCTGCTAAGCAAAACAAGCCTTTTATCATCATGACAGCTTCATTTCTATTAAAAACAGTGCACATAAGTGGGAAAAAAGTATACTTTTATAAGCGGCAAACGTTAGTTAAATAATGTTAATGATTATGCCCCTGAACACTTAAATAGTAGCTTTGTTATTCATGAGACTTTATTTTTTGGCTTTTTTTAGTATCCTGTCATTTAACGCACTTGCTCAGGAAAAACCTGTGCTGGGCTTTGTTATAGATAAGGTTTCTAAGCAAAGGCTGGCTAAAGTATACATCTATAACTCCCGGAACGACGAGGGCTTATACAATACCACTAAGGGAGAATTTAAAACTGAGGCCCTTGTTGGTGACACCTTATTTGCCGCGCTGCAAGGTTACGCCCTGGATACGGTAATATTTAAAGGACAGACAGCAATCTATTTTCAATTGAGGCCCTTATCGATACGATTAAGAGAGGTAGCCATTTTGGGGAGGATGATTACACCTGAAGAGCAAAAGGACAAACTTCAAAAAGAATACAAATATGCATTGGATAGAGGCAGCTCCCGGGATTTGCTTACTATAGGCTCTGCAGGGGCTGGATTAGGGATTGATGCTATTTATAATTTGCTTAGCCGTAAAGGAAAAAATGCCCGTCACCTTCAGGAAATCCTGGAAAGAGATTACAGGGAATCGATTATTGATTACCGATTTAGAAAAGACTATATTAAACATGTTATCCCTATTGGCAAAGAGGAAATAACAGATTTTATGCAGCAATACCGGCCAACTTA
The nucleotide sequence above comes from Pedobacter sp. MC2016-14. Encoded proteins:
- a CDS encoding alpha-galactosidase; the encoded protein is MKVQIHLPFFSACNLKSVRFWFFAAVLLQNAVAHEASAQLVTIPVETQHNALILQAGAKKDLKIIYFGKKLANQKEYELIPSGSKQIEDGTELLNSAYTPAGSRNLFEPAISVTHADGNNSLDLRYVKHDFQSISDGVSLLTILLKDPVYNFEVTLFYKSYFKEDVMEQWAVIRHQEKGDVVLQKYASANLHLKAGSYWLKQYHGDWAKEMQPEETKITHGIKTLDSKLGTRANLFQPSVFMVSLDKPATEDEGTILYGAVEWSGNFRVDLEVDQQDNLRILAGMNNYASAYTLKANQDFVTPAFLYTLSSQGKGLASRNLQQWARNYKLLDGKGTRLTLLNNWEATYFDFNEDKLAGLLKDTRKLGVDLFLLDDGWFANKYPRNDDHAGLGDWQENKQKLPNGISSLVKEAQGNRVKFGIWLEPEMVNPKSELYEKHPDWILKQPQRAEHYFRNQLVLDLSNPKVQDFVYQIVDGLFTKNPDLAYIKWDCNAVVYNIYSAHLKNQNHSYIEYVRGLYKVLEKIRAKYPLVPMMLCSGGGGRVDYAALKYFTEFWPSDNTDPIERIFMQWEYSYFYPAISSANHVTDWGKQPIKFRTDVAMMGKLGFDIVVSKLSATDLEFCQQAIKTYNEVKPIIWQGSQYRLSDPRENSVASMFYINPEQSAGIIFNYLVNNRYDEGSKLPIRLKGLDAAKKYRLKEINLYPGTNPGIDEGKTYSGDYLMKIGFNPVVNASRASVVLKLEAL